In Anopheles gambiae chromosome 2, idAnoGambNW_F1_1, whole genome shotgun sequence, a single window of DNA contains:
- the LOC1269529 gene encoding THUMP domain-containing protein 1 homolog — MSEAKKIKLDSTEKGSQQRKAKHGKAGKRNYYAKLRDDNGTGDGPRDRCMKPGHRGILVTCNGHVRDCVRDSYRILNEYADELYGPVETTRCEEENQPDGGSDEEDISVKLQKEAEAAGKKRNAASFRFQSVESGAMNCLFIQTVLPDPNEIVVKLMRDLSATKKHKSRFILRMLPVQAVCRANLKDIMDVVGRLGDQYFLKEPKTYAIVFNRRLNNDLSRDDVIRELADLITSKNAGNKANLKNPELAVIVEVIKGLCCIGILPEYYPLRKYNVVELVAARDPPSSSATEPAKAKDVKEVGETVNEQPEPEEQIKDAAAGEKANSPKITTPSDEASG; from the coding sequence ATGTCCGAggcgaagaaaataaaattagacTCGACGGAGAAAGGATCGCAACAACGGAAAGCCAAGCATGGAAAAGCAGGCAAGCGCAACTATTACGCGAAGCTGCGAGACGACAATGGCACAGGCGATGGACCGAGGGACCGCTGCATGAAACCCGGCCACCGAGGAATTCTGGTAACGTGCAACGGGCACGTTCGTGACTGTGTACGCGACAGCTATCGCATCCTGAATGAATACGCAGACGAACTGTACGGACCGGTTGAAACTACGCGCTGCGAAGAAGAGAACCAGCCCGATGGTGGCAGCGACGAGGAGGACATCTCGGTCAAGCTGCAAAAGGAGGCGGAAGCAGCCGGTAAAAAGCGTAATGCAGCGTCTTTCCGCTTCCAGAGCGTGGAGAGCGGGGCCATGAACTGCCTCTTCATCCAGACCGTGCTGCCCGATCCGAATGAGATTGTCGTGAAGCTAATGCGAGATTTGAGCGCTACCAAAAAGCACAAATCTCGCTTCATTCTGCGAATGTTGCCCGTTCAGGCGGTGTGCCGTGCGAACCTGAAGGACATCATGGATGTCGTTGGGCGATTAGGTGACCAGTACTTTCTGAAGGAGCCGAAAACGTATGCCATCGTGTTTAACCGTCGACTCAACAATGACCTCTCGCGGGACGACGTAATTCGCGAGCTGGCCGATCTCATCACGTCCAAGAATGCGGGAAACAAGGCGAACCTGAAAAACCCCGAACTGGCGGTCATTGTGGAAGTTATCAAGGGGTTGTGCTGCATCGGCATCCTGCCCGAATATTACCCACTTCGGAAGTACAATGTTGTGGAACTTGTCGCTGCACGGGACCCACCGTCATCTTCCGCGACGGAACCTGCTAAGGCGAAGGATGTAAAGGAAGTGGGGGAAACCGTGAACGAGCAACCGGAGCCAGAAGAGCAGATAAAAGATGCCGCCGCTGGGGAGAAAGCAAACTCGCCCAAAATAACGACTCCATCCGACGAAGCTTCTGGGTAA
- the LOC4576287 gene encoding ankyrin repeat domain-containing protein 54, whose amino-acid sequence MNDQSSEAISGPNDTSAIPATAVEAEKDSESDSSISCAKQTADNNDDECPKTFPFTDANDSPSAGDLAHSTRCNLKVRTKCHRLQNRSSPYRTIRPSALLVSRFLEAVSHNNTEKVQEMIQQGMSPNTSESYFNRSALHIACSRGFRDIVRLLLENGANPNIRDKNMNTPLHLASSTESVEVVQMLLDYGTNVLLRDSNGLLALDFSIGKLRLSERLISKMQKLTQSDIHKHREKTADVCERIFAVFKQQVRNLDLPRQGLDQEKLEQMLNDFSEQLGKVRQRQIDLDSIVDQISNLKVKSEIDSDVNSLLSTLQQFTL is encoded by the coding sequence ATGAACGATCAATCGAGCGAGGCGATAAGTGGTCCCAATGATACCAGCGCCATACCAGCCACAGCAGTGGAAGCTGAGAAGGACAGTGAATCAGACTCATCCATTAGCTGTGCCAAACAGACCGCTGACAACAATGATGATGAGTGTCCAAAAACGTTCCCGTTCACCGATGCCAACGATAGTCCGAGTGCAGGGGATTTGGCTCACTCTACGCGCTGTAATCTGAAGGTGCGTACGAAGTGCCATCGACTGCAGAATCGCTCATCCCCGTACAGGACGATACGCCCGTCGGCGCTACTCGTCTCCCGCTTTCTGGAGGCCGTTTCGCACAATAACACGGAAAAGGTGCAGGAAATGATACAGCAAGGTATGTCACCGAACACGTCGGAAAGCTACTTCAACCGGTCCGCGTTGCATATTGCGTGCAGCAGAGGATTCCGAGACATCGTTCGCCTCTTGCTGGAGAACGGTGCCAACCCGAACATACGGGATAAAAATATGAACACACCGCTGCACTTGGCCTCCAGCACGGAAAGTGTCGAGGTGGTACAGATGCTACTCGATTACGGGACCAACGTGCTGCTGAGGGATTCGAATGGTTTGCTTGCGCTGGACTTTTCAATCGGCAAGCTCCGGCTCTCGGAGCGGCTCATCTCCAAAATGCAAAAGCTTACGCAAAGcgacatacacaagcatcgtGAAAAAACGGCCGACGTTTGCGAACGAATTTTTGCTGTATTTAAGCAGCAGGTCCGAAACCTCGATCTGCCAAGGCAAGGCCTGGACCAGGAAAAGCTGGAACAGATGCTGAATGATTTTTCCGAACAACTCGGCAAGGTGCGCCAACGGCAAATCGATCTCGATTCCATCGTCGATCAGATCAGCAATCTGaaggtgaaaagtgaaattgaTAGCGACGTCAATTCGTTGCTCTCCACCCTGCAGCAGTTCACTCTCTAA
- the LOC1269530 gene encoding spliceosome-associated protein CWC27 homolog, which yields MSNIYIQEPPTSGKVLLKTSVGDIDIELWSKECPLACRNFIQLCLEGYYNGTIFHRVVKGFIVQGGDPNGDGTGGESVYGHPFKDEFHSRLRYVRRGLVGMANSGRNDNASQFFFTMGPTPELQNQNTLFGKVAGDTIYNMLKLEEGEVYENERPHFTHRIIRTEVLNNPFDDIVPRRTGDADRAKSKQENENASKKKKEKGVKNFGLLSFGDEAEEEELETQVYVQKNASGRGKSSHDVLDDPQLSKQTASTNAEEESKTRRRVDSSDDEAVSSPKSDEQDAEQHRTATKASRNKDGAKSVREKLKRKPDEKAVERKPPASDASESDSDSDYGLGSERKKAKQQEAEKIRQEITKLKRDYHTDKRSKDKDKESEQKKVSKKSSRKEVMDEVLKVQEEYTQKTKQVPKKGSSRENFTMELLQKFKSKLHSAHERDPESHASAAVDEEEDIRGDNWLSHRLEFEKKDPILAKDAATKDDDWYDVYDPRNPLNKRKRGEKIERTQKPRK from the exons ATGAGCAACATTTACATACAAGAGCCACCGACGTCGGGCAAG GTTCTACTAAAAACGTCTGTCGGCGACATCGACATAGAGCTTTGGTCGAAGGAATGTCCGTTGGCTTGCCGGAACTTTATACAACTATGCCTGGAAGGCTACTACAACGGGACGATCTTTCACCGTGTCGTGAAAGGCTTCATCGTGCAGGGAGGGGACCCGAATGGCGACGGCACCGGAGGCGAATCGGTGTACGGCCATCCGTTCAAGGATGAGTTTCACTCCCGCCTGCGCTACGTTCGACGCGGGCTGGTGGGTATGGCGAATTCCGGCAGAAACGATAACGCCTCACAGTTCTTCTTCACCATGGGACCAACGCCGGAACTGCAGAACCAGAACACACTGTTTGGGAAGGTTGCGGGCGACACGATATACAACATGCTGAAGCTGGAAGAAGGCGAAGTGTATGAAAATGAGCGTCCGCACTTTACCCATCGCATCATTCGGACGGAGGTACTAAACAACCCATTCGACGACATCGTACCACGGCGCACGGGCGATGCGGATCGGGCCAAATCGAAACAGGAAAACGAGAACGcaagcaagaagaagaaggagaaagggGTTAAAAACTTTGGGCTTCTAtcgttcggcgatgaagcGGAAGAGGAAGAGCTGGAAACTCAGGTGTATGTACAGAAAAATGCATCCGGACGGGGAAAATCATCGCACGACGTGCTGGACGATCCCCAGCTGAGCAAACAAACGGCAAGCACCAATGCGGAAGAGGAATCGAAAACCCGTCGACGGGTGGATTCGTCTGACGATGAGGCAGTTTCCTCACCCAAAAGTGATGAGCAGGACGCGGAACAGCATCGCACCGCAACGAAGGCTTCGCGGAACAAAGACGGTGCAAAAAGTGTGCGAGAAAAGCTGAAGCGTAAACCGGACGAGAAAGCGGTAGAGAGAAAACCGCCCGCTTCGGATGCGAGCGAAagcgattccgattccgattacgGACTTggaagcgagagaaagaaagccAAACAGCAGGAAGCGGAAAAGATCCGACAAGAGATAACGAAACTCAAGCGCGACTATCACACGGACAAACGCTCCAAGGACAAGGATAAGGAGAGCGAGCAGAAGAAGGTGTCCAAAAAATCGTCCCGCAAGGAAGTGATGGACGAGGTGCTAAAGGTGCAGGAAGAATACACACAGAAAACCAAACAGGTGCCGAAGAAAGGCAGTTCGCGGGAAAACTTCACCATGGAGCTGTTGCAAAAGTTCAAATCCAAGCTCCATTCCGCCCATGAGCGGGATCCTGAGTCGCACGCCAGTGCTGCCGTCGACGAAGAGGAGGACATTCGGGGAGACAATTGGCTTTCGCACCGGTTGGAGTTTGAAAAGAAGGATCCAATCCTAGCGAAAGATGCCGCCACTAAGGACGACGATTGGTACGACGTGTACGATCCGCGGAATCCGTTGAACAAGCGAAAGCGGGGCGAAAAAATCGAACGCACCCAGAAACCACGCAAATAA
- the LOC1269532 gene encoding protein CLP1 homolog: protein MTDDKAVPRTDYKLESDSELRFEIENKNEKVTVVLLNGQAELFGTELVVKKPYEFVTGAKVAIFTYHGCTIELRGKPDVAYVAKETPMVMYLNANSALEHLRNKAEQEDAQGPIVMVVGPTDVGKTTLCRIFLNYAVRLGRRPIFVDLDVGQGGIAIPGTIGALLVERPAPVAEGFSQQAPLVYHYGHSTPSANSTFYDVLISKLAETTLERLQANKKAKSSGMIINTCGWVKGSGYSHILHTVEAFEVTAIFVLDQERLYNELLRDVKGTVQVVFLPKSGGVVERTKSQRTEARDQRIREYFYGSKMPLFPHSFDVKFSDIKIFKVGSPPLPDSCLPLGMKAEDNYTKLVAVQPGPQLLHHILAVSFAESTDENVIQTNVAGFICVTNVNMDKQVLTVLSPQPRPLPQTILLVSDLQFMDSH, encoded by the exons ATGACGGACGATAAAGCCGTCCCCAGGACGGACTACAAGCTGGAGTCCGATTCGGAGCTGCGGtttgaaatagaaaacaaaaacgaaaaagtcACTGTTGTG CTGCTCAATGGACAAGCGGAACTGTTCGGGACCGAGCTGGTGGTAAAAAAGCCGTACGAGTTCGTTACCGGTGCCAAGGTAGCGATCTTTACCTACCACGGCTGTACGATCGAGCTGCGCGGCAAGCCGGACGTAGCGTACGTTGCCAAAGAAACTCCCATGGTTATGTACCTGAATGCTAACTCTGCTCTGGAGCATCTGCGCAACAAAGCCGAACAGGAGGACGCACAGGGACCAATCGTGATGGTAGTGGGCCCCACCGATGTCGGAAAGACCACGCTGTGCCGCATATTCTTGAACTATGCAGTGCGGCTGGGTAGACGCCCGATATTCGTCGACTTGGATGTGGGTCAGGGAGGAATCGCCATACCCGGCACCATCGGTGCGTTACTCGTCGAGCGACCAGCGCCGGTAGCGGAAGGTTTCTCGCAACAGGCCCCTCTCGTCTACCACTACGGCCATAGTACACCGTCGGCGAACAGTACGTTCTATGATGTGCTGATTTCGAAGCTGGCCGAAACGACGCTGGAACGGTTGCAGGCGAACAAAAAGGCCAAATCGTCCGGAATGATAATCAACACCTGCGGCTGGGTGAAAGGTTCCGGCTACTCGCACATCCTGCACACCGTCGAAGCATTCGAAGTGACCGCTATCTTTGTGCTCGACCAGGAGCGCCTGTACAACGAATTGCTGCGGGACGTCAAGGGCACCGTGCAGGTTGTGTTTCTGCCGAAAAGCGGTGGCGTTGTGGAGCGCACCAAATCGCAGCGCACCGAGGCAAGAGATCAGCGCATTAGAGAATATTTCTACGGCTCCAAAATGCCCCTATTCCCGCATAGCTTCGATGTAAAGTTTTCggacataaaaatatttaaggTTGGCTCACCGCCACTGCCGGATTCGTGCCTGCCGCTGGGCATGAAGGCGGAAGACAACTATACCAAGCTGGTCGCAGTACAGCCCGGTCCGCAGCTGTTGCACCACATCCTGGCGGTCAGCTTTGCCGAGAGCACGGACGAGAATGTGATACAGACAAACGTGGCCGGTTTTATCTGTGTTACCAACGTCAACATGGACAAGCAGGTACTGACGGTGTTATCTCCTCAGCCGCGGCCACTCCCGCAAACGATACTTCTCGTTTCCGATCTTCAGTTCATGGACAGTCATTAG
- the LOC1269534 gene encoding GTP-binding nuclear protein Ran has product MAEADMPTFKCVLVGDGGTGKTTFVKRHMTGEFEKKYVATLGVEVHPLVFHTNRGAIRFNVWDTAGQEKFGGLRDGYYIQGQCAIIMFDVTSRVTYKNVPNWHRDLVRVCENIPIVLCGNKVDIKDRKVKAKSIVFHRKKNLQYYDISAKSNYNFEKPFLWLARKLVGDPNLEFVAMPALLPPEVKMDKDWQVQIEKDLEEAQATALPDEDEDL; this is encoded by the exons ATGGCGGAAGCAGATATGCCAACTTTCAAATGCGTGCTGGTCGGCGACGGTGGTACCGGCAAAACGACATTCGTCAAACGTCATATGACGGGTGAGTTTGAAAAGAAGTACGTCGCCACCCTCGGCGTAGAGGTGCATCCACTGGTATTCCACACGAACCGTGGTGCTATCCGGTTCAATGTGTGGGACACGGCCGGGCAGGAAAAGTTCGGTGGGCTTCGCGATGGATACTACATCCAGGGACAGTGTGCCATCATTATGTTCGACGTAACGTCTCGAGTGACCTACAAGAACGTGCCCAACTGGCATCGCGATTTGGTGCGCGTCTGCGAAAACATCCCAATCGTTCTGTGCGGTAATAAGGTAGACATCAAGGATCGTAAGGTGAAGGCCAAGTCCATCGTATTCCACCGGAAGAAGAACCTACAG TACTATGATATTTCTGCCAAATCGAACTACAACTTCGAGAAACCGTTCCTGTGGCTGGCTCGCAAGCTTGTCGGTGATCCTAACCTGGAGTTCGTTGCCATGCCTGCCTTGCTTCCACCGGAAGTGAAAATGGACAAGGATTGGCAGGTACAGATCGAGAAGGATTTGGAGGAGGCACAGGCAACGGCCCTGCCAGACGAGGACGAGGATTTGTAA
- the LOC1269533 gene encoding N-acetylneuraminate lyase A has product MKSFSFTGLMAPVFTPYTNNNEKVNINAIEPYVELLKANHVNGVLVNGTTGEGMLMTTEERMLVTEAWQRSCKKHGITIMVQIGGAAYPDVVQLAQHASKMDVDAVLCLPELYFKPKSCEQLVTYLKGVAMHCPTTPFFYYHIPMFTDVNLHMPTFLDRAEKEIANFRGIKYTSGDLEQGSSCLKEGRTIFLGADTILCGAVAAGFDSFIMTTINICPEAALEIIAAMDRGAVADAREKQRLLNARIAEILAHGDWVSAMKKAFRERFPSIEVGTTRPPLNM; this is encoded by the exons ATGAAATCGTTCAGTTTTACGGGACTAATGGCACCGGTGTTTACACCGTACACGAACAACAA TGAAAAGGTAAACATAAACGCCATCGAACCGTACGTAGAACTGCTGAAAGCGAATCATGTAAATGGGGTCCTCGTCAATGGGACCACCGGTGAAGGTATGCTGATGACCACCGAGGAGCGTATGTTGGTAACAGAAGCATGGCAACGATCATGCAAAAAACACGGCATCACCATCATGGTTCAGATTGGCGGTGCTGCTTATCCGGATGTTGTGCAGCTGGCTCAACATGCCTCCAAAATGGACGTGGATGCGGTGCTGTGCCTTCCAGAGCTGTATTTTAAACCGAAATCATGCGAGCAGCTGGTCACCTACCTGAAAGGCGTAGCCATGCATTGTCCCACAACGCCCTTTTTCTACTATCACATTCCGATGTTTACAGACGTAAATT TGCACATGCCAACGTTTCTGGATCGCGCAGAGAAGGAGATTGCAAATTTCCGGGGAATTAAATACACGAGCGGAGATCTGGAACAGGGCAGCTCGTGCTTGAAGGAAGGCCGCACCATATTCCTCGGTGCCGATACCATACTGTGCGGGGCGGTAGCTGCCGGTTTCGATAGTTTCATTATGACGACGATCAACATCTGTCCGGAAGCTGCGCTTGAGATTATCGCCGCCATGGACCGGGGCGCGGTAGCGGACGCTAGGGAAAAGCAGCGTTTGCTAAACGCACGTATTGCTGAAATTTTAGCCCACGGAGATTGGGTGTCGGCGATGAAAAAAGCGTTCCGGGAAAGATTCCCTTCGATCGAGGTTGGCACCACGCGGCCACCACTGAACATGTGA
- the LOC1269528 gene encoding kinesin-like protein KIF23, translating to MKTMRQKTPLKVLPKSAIKSRGNSGNNLGKDPVQVYCRVRPPPCESDLTCLRVTDPHTVVLTPPEIAINYKIANLKETQYIFKRVFDDAVRQHEVYVSVAQPLVEGLIRGRNGLLFTYGVTGSGKTYTMTGDLQHRGIMPRCLDALFRTIADYQAKKYTFKSDRLNGFDILTEAEVLLERQAELNAKLTKSTRKKDLDQEVASQVSVEPSEISGIEEDNIYAVFINYVEVYNNSVYDLLEETTVQKTLQSKMVREDAQHNMFVHGVTEVEVKSVEEALELFQIGQKRKRMGHTILNAESSRSHSVFTIRLVQAPVDVQGENVVQDRNAITVSQLSLVDLAGSERTNRTGNTGQRLREAGNINNSLMTLRTCLEILRENQQTCGGKKVPYRDSKITHLFKNYFDGEGQVRMIVCVNPRAEDYDETAQVMKFAEMTQDVQIARPTPMKVDMGLTPGRRKANQLFKMAIGDMAERNVHTPFAGATESNGDRMEFDLGLVYSLEPFVADMKLGSAESDELVRKLSEVLELRIQKRKLLREDFNARQNRLRMNMHKLESDNLSLRTENTSYKGVLAQNKQKIIALENKVVVYESSIDDLNRRNRQLEERVRELQTQLNQKTQLVSQKELEKERQRKKFTSKIAVESEKMSRELEIKLMEQKNKLQDEMRDKEERLRLVSEIIQGTPIAARGRSSSVDKDFHKLESTPNVKSLVSVYATPRGSRPGTAVANGRHRRSRSTGERWLEHRAANPVPLGTILQPYYCNSKSVTKLTDKDVLAQKTTKYCLISQDADTEGELETKLYKGDVIPTSGGGAQVVFNDVECLKQYSPTKTPPSRKRSSNFVTPSAPPLSEIQNTNSKCSTAIEGHSAAAGQHKRSKH from the exons ATGAAGACAAT GCGGCAGAAAACACCTTTGAAGGTATTGCCGAAGTCGGCTATCAAAAGTCGTGGAAATTCTGGCAACAACTTGGGAAAAGATCCTGTCCAAGTGTACTGCCGCGTTCGACCGCCACCATGCGAGTCCGATCTTACTTGTTTGCGCGTCACCGATCCTCATACGGTCGTTTTGACACCCCCGGAAATAGCCATCAACTATAAGATCGCCAATCTGAAGGAAACGCAGTACATCTTTAAGCGCGTGTTCGACGACGCCGTGCGCCAGCATGAGGTGTACGTGAGTGTGGCGCAGCCGCTCGTGGAGGGACTGATTCGTGGCCGAAATGGGCTGCTGTTCACGTACGGTGTCACTGGCAGCGGCAAAACGTATACTATGACCGGCGATTTACAGCATCGCGGCATCATGCCGCGCTGTTTGGATGCGCTGTTCCGCACCATTGCGGACTATCAGGCCAAAAAGTACACATTCAAGTCGGATCGGCTGAATGGATTTGATATACTGACCGAGGCAGAGGTATTGCTCGAGCGGCAGGCCGAATTGAACGCCAAGTTGACCAAATCCACGAGAAAGAAGGACCTAGACCAGGAGGTGGCGTCTCAAGTTTCGGTGGAGCCGTCCGAAATCAGTGGAATCGAGGAGGACAACATTTACGCCGTGTTTATAAATTATGTGGAAGTATACAACAACAGTGTGTACGATTTGTTAGAAGAAACCACCGTTCAAAA GACGCTGCAGAGCAAAATGGTTCGCGAAGATGCGCAACACAATATGTTTGTGCACGGTGTGACGGAGGTGGAGGTTAAATCCGTTGAGGAGGCACTAGAGCTGTTCCAGATTGGCCAAAAGCGGAAGCGCATGGGACACACGATTCTTAATGCCGAATCCAGTCGATCCCATTCCGTTTTTACCATCCGACTGGTACAAGCCCCGGTTGACGTGCAAGGAGAGAACGTGGTGCAGGATCGTAACGCCATTACCGTGAGTCAGCTTTCGTTGGTAGATTTGGCCGGCAGCGAGCGCACGAACCGGACGGGCAACACTGGACAGCGGTTGCGTGAGGCtggcaacatcaacaacagctTGATGACTCTGCGAACATGTTTGGAGATCTTGCGCGAAAACCAGCAAACATGCGGCGGTAAGAAGGTGCCGTACCGTGATTCGAAGATTACCCACCTGTTCAAGAACTATTTCGATGGCGAAGGCCAGGTGCGGATGATTGTGTGCGTGAATCCGCGGGCCGAAGATTACGACGAAACGGCCCAGGTGATGAAGTTCGCGGAAATGACGCAGGACGTACAAATAGCACGACCCACACCGATGAAGGTCGACATGGGCCTTACGCCCGGGCGCCGTAAGGCCAATCAGCTGTTTAAGATGGCCATTGGCGATATGGCCGAAAGGAACGTTCATACACCGTTCGCTGGCGCCACCGAATCCAACGGTGATCGCATGGAGTTCGATCTTGGGCTGGTGTACAGTCTGGAGCCGTTCGTGGCAGACATGAAGCTAGGATCGGCCGAAAGCGACGAGCTCGTGCGGAAGCTCTCCGAAGTGTTAGAGCTAAGAATTCAAAAGCGCAAACTGCTCCGCGAAGACTTTAATGCCCGCCAGAATCGACTGCGCATGAATATGCACAAGCTGGAGAGTGATAATTTGTCGCTGCGTACCGAAAACACTTCATACAAGGGAGTGCTGGCGCAGAACAAGCAGAAAATCATCGCGCTCGAGAACAAGGTCGTAGTTTACGAGAGTTCGATTGACGATTTGAACCGTCGCAACCGGCAACTGGAAGAGCGCGTGCGGGAACTGCAGACGCAGCTCAACCAGAAGACTCAGCTCGTGAGCCAAAAGGAGCTCGAAAAGGAACGCCAGCGCAAGAAGTTCACGTCCAAGATAGCCGTCGAATCGGAGAAGATGAGCCGCGAGCTCGAGATAAAGCTGATGGAGcagaaaaacaaactgcaGGACGAAATGCGGGACAAGGAGGAGCGTCTCCGGCTGGTGTCGGAAATCATTCAGGGCACGCCAATCGCAGCGCGTGGTCGCTCGAGCAGCGTCGATAAAGATTTCCACAAGCTGGAGTCAACGCCGAACGTAAAGTCGCTGGTGTCTGTGTACGCTACGCCGCGCGGATCAAGG ccCGGCACGGCAGTTGCAAACGGTAGACATCGACGATCGCGCTCGACCGGTGAACGATGGCTGGAACATCGTGCTGCTAATCCCGTCCCACTGGGAACCATTCTGCAGCCGTACTATTGCAACTCCAAGTCCGTCACCAAGCTCACCGACAAGGATGTGCTAGCCCAGAAGACTACCAAGTACTGTCTGATATCGCAGGATGCCGACACTGAAGGTGAGCTGGAAACGAAGCTGTACAAGGGCGACGTGATCCCTACCAGCGGTGGAGGTGCGCAGGTCGTGTTCAACGATGTGGAGTGTCTGAAACAGTATTCCCCCACCAAGACGCCGCCAAGTCGGAAGCGTTCGAGCAACTTCGTTACCCCTAGCGCTCCACCACTGAGCGAGATCCAGAACACAAATTCCAAGTGTAGTACGGCGATCGAGGGACATTCTGCTGCAGCGGGGCAACATAAGCGGTCGAAGCATTGA
- the LOC3290414 gene encoding uncharacterized HIT-like protein Synpcc7942_1390: MIATTLRQLVGRSLFTVQQQLVRFQSGVDGPGSGVPKPGVANPDTIFDKIIKKQIPADVIYEDEKCIAFNDVAPQAPVHFLVIPKNKIDKLENSTPDQTEILGHLLHVAGQLGKSKAPKGFRLVINNGDHGCQTVYHIHLHVIGGRQLGWPPG, from the exons ATGATTGCCACAACCCTCCGCCAGCTGGTGGGCCGCTCACTTTTCACCGTACAGCAACAGCTGGTAAGATTTCAGAGCGGTGTCGATGGACCCGGTAGCGGCGTACCGAAACCCGGCGTCGCAAACCCGGACACCATATTCGACAAGATAATCAAGAAGCAGATACCGGCAGATGTAATTTACGAAGACGAGAAATGCATTGCGTTCAACGATGTTGCTCCTCAAGCGCCGGTTCATTTTCTTGTGATTCCAAAGAATAAAATTGACAAGCTTGAAAACAGTACGCCCGATCAAACGGAG ATATTGGGGCATCTGTTGCATGTTGCCGGGCAGTTGGGGAAATCGAAAGCTCCCAAAGGATTCCGGCTGGTGATAAATAATGGTGACCATGGATGTCAAACAGTGTACCATATACACCTGCACGTTATAGGCGGACGCCAGCTCGGGTGGCCTCCCGGGTAA